The following are from one region of the Stigmatella ashevillena genome:
- a CDS encoding STM4014 family protein, which yields MAAAPAFILIGNAENRRVTLFQEALARQGLPPAHVVPWRELLSCWELLADLPDTEALVRIDSAGENWEVEKALLKRGYPDALEQGCSLLTPEEVEKLPLDHGRILCPRQHHLGFLRVLAQLEAVFAEHRRWHVLQPPAAIADLFDKRITSRRYAALGVPVPEPLEAITDVASLRTRMQETGCREVFVKVSCGSSASCLAIFRKGRSTESLVTTIEQADTGWYNSLKVRRIHEPRQVDEVLTFLLHEGSQVERSIPKARLGGDFFDCRVLMVRGEPAFTVVRQSQRPITNLHLGGWRGDLPDFHAVVPPNELADAMESCRTVARAHECLHVGIDLMYEEHFTGHRVLEANAFGDLLPNLWREGLSVYEWEIREALRGR from the coding sequence ATGGCGGCGGCCCCTGCGTTCATCCTCATCGGCAACGCGGAGAACCGGCGCGTCACCCTCTTCCAGGAAGCGTTGGCGCGCCAGGGGCTGCCTCCCGCGCATGTGGTGCCCTGGCGGGAGTTGCTCTCCTGCTGGGAGCTGCTCGCGGACCTGCCGGACACGGAGGCGCTGGTCCGCATCGACTCGGCGGGTGAGAACTGGGAGGTGGAGAAGGCGCTGCTGAAGCGCGGGTACCCGGACGCCCTGGAGCAGGGCTGCTCCCTCCTGACACCGGAAGAGGTGGAGAAACTGCCCCTGGACCACGGGCGCATCCTCTGCCCCCGGCAGCACCACCTGGGCTTCCTGCGGGTGCTGGCGCAGTTGGAAGCCGTCTTCGCGGAACACCGACGGTGGCACGTGCTCCAGCCCCCTGCGGCCATCGCGGACCTCTTCGACAAGCGCATCACCTCACGCCGCTATGCGGCGCTGGGCGTACCGGTTCCCGAGCCGCTGGAGGCCATCACGGACGTGGCATCCCTGCGCACCCGGATGCAGGAAACGGGCTGCCGGGAGGTGTTCGTGAAGGTGTCGTGCGGCTCATCCGCCTCGTGCCTGGCCATCTTCCGAAAGGGGCGCTCCACGGAGTCGCTGGTCACCACCATCGAGCAGGCAGACACGGGCTGGTACAACTCGCTGAAGGTGCGCCGCATCCACGAGCCTCGGCAGGTGGACGAAGTGCTGACGTTCCTGCTGCACGAGGGTTCCCAGGTCGAGCGCTCGATTCCCAAGGCACGGCTGGGCGGCGACTTCTTCGACTGCCGGGTGCTGATGGTGCGCGGCGAGCCGGCCTTCACGGTGGTGCGTCAGAGCCAGCGCCCCATCACCAACCTGCACCTGGGCGGCTGGCGCGGCGACCTGCCGGACTTTCACGCGGTGGTGCCCCCCAACGAGCTGGCGGATGCGATGGAGAGCTGCCGCACCGTGGCGCGCGCGCACGAGTGCCTGCACGTGGGCATCGACCTCATGTACGAGGAGCACTTCACCGGACACCGCGTGCTGGAAGCCAACGCCTTCGGAGACCTGCTTCCCAACCTGTGGCGCGAGGGGCTCTCCGTGTACGAGTGGGAGATCCGCGAGGCCCTGCGCGGACGCTGA
- a CDS encoding STM4011 family radical SAM protein, with protein sequence MTLTVLYRGPLSSCNYGCEYCPFGKWKHTEEELAKDRADLERFLAWVESRTQDTLAVFFTPWGEALIWPWYQESLARLTHLPHVERVAVQTNLSCKLDWVPRCRTEKLGIWATYHPEWVKRRRFVAQCEKLSQLGVRHSAGMVGFLRFAEEAEALRGELPADTYLWINAVKDGKEAPYTPEDVARFSRVDPLFPVNNTRHPSLGRACRGGESVISVDGEGTARRCHFIPEPIGNIYAPDFDAALKPRLCSKQTCGCHIGYVYLEYLALDRVFGSGILERIPTAPLWRAPAAP encoded by the coding sequence ATGACGCTCACCGTGCTCTACCGGGGCCCGCTGTCCAGTTGCAACTACGGGTGCGAATACTGTCCCTTCGGCAAGTGGAAGCACACCGAGGAGGAGCTCGCCAAGGACCGGGCGGACCTGGAGCGGTTCCTCGCCTGGGTGGAGTCGCGCACCCAGGACACGCTGGCCGTGTTCTTCACCCCCTGGGGTGAGGCCCTCATCTGGCCCTGGTACCAGGAGTCGCTCGCCCGGCTGACGCACCTGCCCCACGTGGAGCGCGTGGCGGTGCAGACGAACCTCTCCTGCAAGCTGGACTGGGTGCCGCGCTGCCGCACGGAGAAGCTGGGCATCTGGGCCACGTACCACCCCGAATGGGTGAAGCGCCGTCGCTTCGTGGCCCAGTGCGAGAAGCTGTCCCAGCTCGGCGTGCGCCACAGCGCGGGCATGGTGGGCTTTCTGCGCTTCGCCGAAGAGGCCGAGGCCCTGCGGGGCGAGCTGCCCGCCGACACATACCTCTGGATCAACGCCGTGAAAGACGGGAAGGAGGCGCCGTACACTCCCGAGGATGTGGCGCGTTTCTCTCGCGTGGATCCCCTCTTCCCGGTGAACAACACGCGCCACCCCAGCCTGGGCCGGGCTTGCAGGGGAGGGGAGTCTGTCATCTCCGTGGACGGGGAAGGCACAGCGCGCCGGTGCCACTTCATCCCGGAGCCCATCGGCAACATTTATGCGCCGGACTTCGACGCGGCGCTGAAGCCCCGGCTCTGCTCGAAGCAGACCTGTGGGTGCCACATCGGCTACGTGTATCTGGAGTACCTGGCGCTGGACCGCGTCTTCGGCTCCGGCATCCTGGAGCGCATCCCCACGGCGCCGCTGTGGAGGGCACCCGCGGCCCCGTAG
- a CDS encoding STM4012 family radical SAM protein: MTRLEQMLEETPYVAYLYGYPHKTAYRPFTPALPLEAVWAEERRDALFLYLHVPFCEMRCGFCNLFTAAGPRQDVVDAYLAALGRETRRVKEALGPVTFARAALGGGTPTLLDVAGLHTVFDLAEGVMGADLRNIPVSVEVSPETVTAEKLQALHARGTDRVSIGVQSFIEAEVAAVKRPQKTAQVEEALERIRALGFPTLNIDLIYGMEGQTVESLLFSLRATLRFSPEELYLYPLYVRPLTFLGKKGRAWDDLRLSLYRAGRDFLLSQGYTQVSMRMFRARHAPSAEGPVYRCQEDGMVGLGCGARSYTGGVHYSSEYAVGSREVRSIIAAYSERTEASFSQVGYGFQLDMSERRRRYMILSLLADGVELEAYRERFRTGAWEDFPELAELEAHGLARREGGRVQLTPAGVERSDLIGPWLHSGRVREMMQEYSWR, translated from the coding sequence ATGACGCGCCTGGAGCAGATGCTGGAGGAGACGCCTTATGTGGCGTACCTCTACGGCTATCCGCACAAGACGGCCTACCGGCCCTTCACTCCCGCGCTCCCTCTGGAGGCGGTCTGGGCAGAGGAGCGGCGTGATGCGTTGTTCCTCTACCTCCACGTGCCCTTCTGCGAGATGCGTTGTGGCTTCTGCAACCTCTTCACCGCCGCCGGGCCCAGGCAGGACGTGGTGGACGCGTACCTGGCCGCCTTGGGCCGTGAGACGCGCCGGGTGAAGGAGGCACTCGGGCCTGTCACCTTCGCCCGCGCCGCGTTGGGAGGGGGGACGCCCACGCTGCTGGATGTGGCCGGGCTGCACACCGTGTTCGATCTGGCCGAAGGGGTCATGGGCGCGGACCTGCGGAACATCCCCGTCTCCGTGGAGGTGTCGCCGGAGACGGTCACCGCGGAGAAGCTCCAGGCGCTGCACGCCCGCGGCACGGACCGGGTGAGCATCGGCGTGCAGAGCTTCATCGAGGCGGAAGTCGCCGCGGTGAAGCGGCCCCAGAAGACCGCACAGGTGGAGGAAGCGCTGGAGCGCATTCGAGCCCTCGGCTTCCCCACGCTCAACATCGACCTCATCTACGGCATGGAGGGACAGACGGTGGAGAGCCTGCTCTTCTCGCTGCGTGCCACGTTGCGGTTCTCGCCCGAGGAGCTCTACCTCTATCCGCTCTATGTCCGGCCGCTCACCTTCTTGGGCAAGAAGGGCCGTGCCTGGGATGATCTGCGGTTGTCGCTCTACCGTGCCGGGCGCGACTTTCTCCTGTCGCAGGGTTACACCCAGGTCTCCATGCGCATGTTCCGCGCCCGCCATGCCCCCAGCGCCGAAGGCCCCGTGTACCGCTGTCAGGAGGACGGCATGGTGGGGCTCGGGTGCGGGGCGCGCTCGTACACCGGCGGCGTGCACTACTCGTCCGAGTACGCGGTGGGCTCTCGCGAGGTGCGCTCCATCATCGCCGCGTACAGTGAGCGGACCGAGGCGTCCTTCAGCCAGGTGGGCTACGGCTTCCAACTGGACATGAGCGAGCGGCGGCGGAGGTACATGATCCTGTCGCTCTTGGCGGACGGCGTGGAGCTGGAGGCCTACCGTGAGCGCTTCCGCACCGGCGCCTGGGAGGACTTCCCGGAGTTGGCGGAGCTGGAGGCTCACGGGCTGGCCCGGCGGGAAGGTGGCAGGGTTCAGCTCACACCGGCGGGCGTGGAGCGCTCGGATTTGATTGGCCCCTGGCTCCACTCGGGACGGGTCCGCGAGATGATGCAGGAGTACTCCTGGCGATGA
- a CDS encoding STM4013/SEN3800 family hydrolase, protein MDMNTVVGSHDLLFITLDTLRYDVAQELAGQGKTPVLSALIPGGRWEQRHSPASFTYAAHQAFFAGFLPTPAAPGLHPRLFAMRFEGSETTTPETCVLDAPDLVTGLATLGYHTLCIGGVGFFNKLTPLGRVLPGLFAESHWRPELGVREPRSTEHQVSLAVRRLEALPREQRVFLFLNVSALHQPNRHYLPGATQDSRASHAAALEYVDTQLPPLFAALRRRGPAFCIVCSDHGTAYGEEGYTGHRLGHPAVWTVPYADFLLPRETAP, encoded by the coding sequence ATGGACATGAACACTGTGGTCGGCTCGCACGACCTGCTCTTCATCACCTTGGACACGCTTCGTTACGACGTGGCCCAGGAACTGGCCGGGCAGGGGAAGACACCGGTGCTCTCCGCGCTGATCCCCGGAGGCCGCTGGGAGCAGCGCCACTCGCCCGCCAGCTTCACCTACGCCGCGCACCAAGCGTTCTTCGCTGGCTTTCTTCCGACGCCCGCCGCCCCCGGTCTTCACCCTCGGCTGTTCGCCATGCGGTTTGAGGGCAGTGAGACGACCACCCCGGAGACATGTGTCTTGGATGCACCGGACCTTGTGACAGGGCTGGCCACCCTCGGCTACCACACGCTCTGTATTGGCGGTGTCGGCTTTTTCAACAAGCTCACCCCCCTGGGCCGCGTGCTCCCCGGCCTCTTCGCGGAGAGCCACTGGAGACCCGAGTTGGGCGTGCGCGAGCCGCGCTCCACCGAGCACCAGGTCTCGCTTGCCGTTCGCCGCCTGGAGGCACTGCCCCGCGAGCAGCGCGTCTTCCTCTTCCTCAATGTCTCGGCGCTGCACCAGCCCAACCGCCACTATCTGCCCGGCGCCACGCAGGACTCGCGGGCCTCGCATGCCGCGGCCCTGGAGTACGTGGACACCCAGTTGCCGCCCCTTTTTGCCGCCCTGCGGCGCCGGGGCCCTGCCTTCTGCATCGTCTGTTCGGACCATGGCACGGCCTACGGCGAAGAGGGCTATACCGGTCACCGCCTGGGCCATCCCGCCGTGTGGACGGTGCCCTACGCTGACTTTCTGTTGCCTCGAGAGACCGCCCCATGA
- a CDS encoding HAD family hydrolase, giving the protein MRPRAVFFDLDDTLIDRAGAFARYVEGLIERHPAAFPPLHRAEQLARIHAWDQRGAADRASFCLRVTAAFPALGFTPEALWEDMSSRLPRLVGPDEGVCEWMGSLTARQSVAVVSNGSGRVQRTKLAQARLTELLPDVFLSGEVGAAKPDPRLFQAALARVGRAPGEVLHVGDDPERDIAGAARLGLATCWVSHGREWPRELPPPTFTVERITTRVQDIAGVLARWT; this is encoded by the coding sequence ATGCGGCCCCGGGCCGTCTTCTTTGACCTGGATGACACGCTGATCGACCGTGCGGGCGCCTTCGCCCGCTACGTGGAGGGGCTCATCGAGCGGCACCCGGCCGCGTTCCCCCCTCTCCACAGGGCCGAGCAACTGGCGCGGATTCACGCCTGGGACCAACGCGGTGCCGCGGACCGTGCGTCCTTCTGCCTCCGGGTGACGGCTGCCTTTCCGGCCCTGGGCTTTACGCCCGAGGCGCTCTGGGAGGACATGTCTTCCCGGCTGCCCCGTCTGGTGGGTCCCGATGAGGGCGTGTGCGAGTGGATGGGTTCGCTCACAGCGCGGCAGTCCGTGGCCGTGGTGTCGAACGGGTCTGGCCGGGTGCAACGCACCAAGTTGGCCCAGGCCCGGCTCACGGAACTGCTTCCGGACGTCTTCCTCTCTGGGGAAGTGGGGGCGGCGAAGCCAGATCCACGCCTCTTTCAGGCGGCACTCGCTCGGGTGGGCCGTGCTCCTGGAGAGGTGCTCCATGTGGGAGATGATCCCGAACGGGACATCGCGGGTGCTGCCCGCTTGGGGCTGGCGACCTGCTGGGTCTCTCACGGCCGCGAGTGGCCGCGCGAACTGCCGCCGCCCACGTTCACCGTGGAGCGCATCACCACCCGTGTTCAGGACATCGCTGGAGTGCTCGCTCGATGGACATGA
- a CDS encoding alpha/beta hydrolase family esterase: MTYVSETRRIDSGGISRSFLLVHPASATAGQPLPIVFALHGDGGNGAGIRADLALESAATTGAIFVYPDAPNGLFEYYTDTGRTREAQFVRDVIGLAVDELPADASRVFVTGMSGGATMANALGCRLGPRVIRGLGIHSGTLYPVNDGNGVPDFTYIGTGGVSCPLPETLFIWGKADNLEGTSFADGESVRDNYLATQACQETSQAWSVTPCVSYNGCGRAVVWCPVEGLGHAVWRQAGPALWRFFDGLR, encoded by the coding sequence ATGACGTATGTCAGCGAGACCCGGAGGATTGACTCCGGCGGCATCTCCCGCTCCTTCCTCCTGGTGCACCCGGCTTCCGCTACGGCAGGCCAACCGCTGCCGATCGTCTTCGCGCTTCATGGAGATGGGGGCAATGGGGCTGGCATCCGCGCGGACCTTGCCCTCGAGTCGGCGGCCACCACTGGGGCCATCTTCGTCTACCCGGATGCGCCCAACGGCCTCTTCGAGTACTACACCGACACCGGCCGGACGCGCGAAGCGCAGTTCGTGCGAGACGTCATCGGCCTCGCTGTGGATGAGCTGCCCGCCGACGCCTCCCGTGTCTTTGTCACTGGGATGAGCGGGGGTGCGACCATGGCCAATGCCCTGGGCTGCCGACTGGGGCCAAGGGTGATTCGCGGACTGGGCATCCACTCTGGAACCCTCTACCCCGTCAATGATGGGAATGGAGTGCCGGACTTCACCTATATCGGCACGGGAGGCGTGAGCTGCCCCTTGCCCGAGACCCTTTTCATCTGGGGGAAGGCCGATAATCTTGAGGGAACGTCGTTCGCTGACGGTGAGAGTGTCCGAGACAACTACCTCGCGACGCAGGCGTGCCAGGAGACCTCTCAAGCCTGGTCCGTCACGCCGTGTGTCTCGTACAACGGTTGCGGCCGTGCCGTGGTGTGGTGTCCCGTCGAAGGATTGGGGCATGCTGTCTGGCGCCAGGCGGGCCCGGCCCTGTGGCGCTTCTTCGATGGGCTTCGATAG